The Mangrovivirga cuniculi genomic sequence AATTTGGTTAATACCGGGTTCTTAGATAACGTGGCAAGAGTAAGGGGGGTAATAAATGAAGAAGCAGAGGAAGTCATTACAATCTTCACCTCTGCACCTTCTTTTATCAACAACCGCGTGAGAAGCGCGCTTTTGTAAGCCGCGATACTCCCGGTTATTCCAAGAATAATTTTTTTCCCTTTAAGAGACATTATTAGATTTCAAGTTGAGGATCTTCCGGATCTCTCCAGTAGACATTTCCTTCAAGAAATTCTTCAAGAGCTATTTTTGAAGGTTTTGGTTGTCTTTCGTAAAACCTTGAGATCTCAATTTGTTCTCTGTTTTCAAAAACTTCCTCAAGATTGTCTACACTACTGGCAAACTCCACAAGTTTGGAATTTAATTCTTCTTTTACTTCTGTAGATATTTGACGTGCTCTTTTGGCTATAATGTTTATTGATTTATAAACATTGCCTGTTTGGTTAGCAATTTTATCTACGTCTCTGGTGATAATTTCAGCTCTAGACATTATAATCAGGAATTTTGTGTTTTCAATTTATTAATTTCATCAACAGCATCTTCATAGAGGTTTTCAGCCTCTTTCATGTAAGTGCTACTTGGGAATTTAGATGCAAAATTTTCGTACGCATCTATGGTATTCTTATATCTTTCTTCTTGCTTAGATCGAATACTTAATTTTGCATGGTTATAAGTTGCTCTAAGCTTAAGGAATTCTGTTTCTTCTAAATATTTTGAATCTGGATACTCTTGTCTGAAATTTTCTAATGCAGTCATTG encodes the following:
- a CDS encoding DNA-directed RNA polymerase subunit omega, which gives rise to MSRAEIITRDVDKIANQTGNVYKSINIIAKRARQISTEVKEELNSKLVEFASSVDNLEEVFENREQIEISRFYERQPKPSKIALEEFLEGNVYWRDPEDPQLEI